One window of Psychrobacillus sp. FSL H8-0483 genomic DNA carries:
- a CDS encoding ABC transporter ATP-binding protein, with protein sequence MTILSGRKIKKVYGKKVNAQEVLKGIDLEVKEGEFVGIMGPSGSGKTTLLNVLCSIDHATEGVIEIDGNNLRKMKERELSSFRREQLGFIFQDYNLLDTLTVKENILLPLSISKVSKKDAEHRFNEITKLLDIKELAAKYPNEISGGQKQRTSAARALITNPSIVFADEPTGALDSKSATALLSNLEKINRDKKVTIMMVTHDPVAASFCSRVLFLKDGQLYTELYKGEKDRKVFFQDIMNTQGVLGGDGYDA encoded by the coding sequence ATGACGATATTAAGTGGACGTAAAATAAAAAAAGTATATGGTAAAAAAGTAAATGCTCAAGAAGTGCTAAAGGGGATTGATCTGGAAGTGAAAGAGGGAGAATTTGTTGGGATCATGGGTCCTTCAGGTTCAGGGAAAACAACTCTCCTAAATGTACTTTGTTCAATTGACCATGCAACAGAAGGGGTTATTGAGATTGATGGGAACAATTTAAGAAAGATGAAAGAACGAGAACTATCTAGCTTCCGGAGAGAGCAATTAGGGTTTATCTTCCAAGATTATAATCTTCTGGATACGTTAACGGTGAAAGAAAATATTTTACTGCCCTTATCTATAAGTAAAGTATCGAAAAAAGATGCTGAACATCGTTTTAATGAAATTACTAAATTACTTGATATAAAAGAATTAGCTGCTAAATATCCAAATGAAATTTCTGGGGGGCAAAAACAAAGAACTTCAGCTGCAAGAGCATTAATAACGAATCCCTCGATTGTTTTTGCAGATGAACCAACAGGTGCACTCGATTCGAAGTCTGCAACAGCCCTATTAAGTAATTTAGAAAAGATTAATCGAGATAAAAAAGTGACAATTATGATGGTTACGCATGATCCTGTAGCTGCGAGCTTTTGTAGTAGAGTTTTGTTTTTAAAAGATGGGCAACTATATACGGAGCTTTATAAAGGGGAAAAGGATCGAAAGGTATTTTTTCAAGATATTATGAATACACAAGGTGTGCTTGGTGGTGATGGTTATGACGCTTAG
- a CDS encoding sensor histidine kinase, producing the protein MLLLFLKEKKAWILFFIILQIWLNFILTLDITFSHVSIRYINSVNTLLFIVFLTWRFFVETNYLRKLNEVQRQAENEVDSFLNAIPDGTSPFERLISKSMEEMILKSREELNGVKVEFSEEYDRTLTWIHEVKTPLTAMKLMIDSLDNPSTQKKLELQWLRIHLLLDQQLHHTRLPAIERDNMIESVVLQKIVHKEIKELQSWCLEKGIGFDLDNLDKEVLTDQKWLSFIIRQLLSNAVKYSMENAEIQIFASKEDTGHIVLHVQDEGIGISQADLPRIFDKSFTGLTGRLTTASTGMGLYLAKNAAEKLGIVIFVQSEQGVGSTFSLRFPLKNEFLQISSR; encoded by the coding sequence TTGTTGTTATTATTTTTAAAAGAAAAGAAAGCGTGGATTCTATTTTTTATTATTTTACAAATATGGCTAAACTTTATATTGACTTTAGATATAACTTTTAGCCATGTTTCTATTCGATATATTAATAGTGTAAATACATTATTGTTCATCGTGTTCTTAACATGGCGTTTTTTTGTAGAAACAAATTATTTAAGAAAGCTCAATGAAGTACAGAGGCAAGCAGAAAATGAAGTAGATAGTTTTCTGAATGCTATTCCAGATGGAACTTCCCCGTTTGAAAGGCTTATTTCTAAATCAATGGAAGAGATGATATTAAAGAGCAGAGAAGAGTTGAATGGTGTAAAAGTGGAGTTTTCAGAGGAATATGACCGTACACTTACATGGATTCATGAAGTGAAAACACCATTAACTGCGATGAAATTAATGATTGATTCACTAGACAATCCTTCTACACAGAAAAAACTGGAGCTACAATGGCTCCGTATTCACTTGCTTTTAGACCAGCAATTGCATCATACACGTCTTCCTGCTATTGAACGAGATAATATGATAGAATCTGTTGTGCTTCAAAAAATTGTACATAAAGAAATTAAGGAATTACAATCATGGTGTTTGGAAAAGGGAATTGGATTTGACTTAGATAATTTGGATAAGGAAGTGCTAACCGATCAAAAATGGCTATCCTTTATTATTCGCCAGCTATTGTCTAATGCAGTGAAATATAGCATGGAAAATGCGGAAATACAAATTTTTGCGTCAAAAGAAGATACGGGTCATATTGTTTTGCATGTTCAAGATGAAGGTATAGGGATTAGTCAGGCGGATTTACCCCGTATTTTTGATAAATCATTTACTGGATTAACAGGTCGTCTCACTACAGCTTCAACAGGAATGGGCTTATATTTAGCTAAAAATGCAGCAGAAAAGCTTGGTATAGTAATATTTGTTCAATCGGAGCAAGGTGTTGGTTCTACTTTCTCTTTACGCTTTCCCCTCAAAAATGAATTTCTTCAAATTTCGAGTAGGTGA